From one Sorangium aterium genomic stretch:
- the hisD gene encoding histidinol dehydrogenase, giving the protein MLPIYIEGSPQFESTLSALRTRGTGDLANVTPAVTEIIDNVRRGGTSAVLGYIEKFERRTSKALVRHAGPEAEGGFGGAEALARLPPEVRAALETAAARIARYHERQRDAGDLGPASVTANGPALQAGFSYEEEGVLLGMRVRPLRRVGVYAPGGKARYPSSVLMSALPARIAGVQEIVLASPSADDATLAAAHLSGVTTLLDSGGAQAIAALAYGLPELAPVDKIVGPGNAYVACAKKLVFGDVSIDGITGPSEILALADESADPRLVAADLLSQAEHDEASYALLATTSAKLAEAVARELDAALPELTRRAIVEASLSTHAAALVVGSRARLAEIADQLAVEHVAFHVADAEGLFSEIGTLGAALLGDLTPVAAGDYLAGPSHVLPTGGSARFGAPLGVYDFVTRASLIRYSGAALRTQGPIIEKLALAEGLQAHARAVSLRLASKAIDPAKRGTSQS; this is encoded by the coding sequence ACATCGAAGGTTCGCCTCAGTTCGAGTCCACCCTGTCAGCCCTGCGCACCCGCGGCACGGGCGACCTCGCGAACGTCACGCCGGCCGTGACCGAGATCATCGACAACGTGCGGCGCGGGGGCACGTCCGCCGTGCTCGGCTACATCGAGAAGTTCGAGCGGAGGACGTCGAAGGCGCTCGTCCGCCACGCAGGCCCGGAGGCGGAGGGCGGCTTCGGCGGGGCCGAGGCGCTCGCGAGGCTCCCGCCGGAGGTCCGCGCCGCGCTCGAGACCGCGGCGGCCAGGATCGCGCGTTACCATGAGCGGCAGCGCGACGCGGGCGATCTCGGCCCCGCGAGCGTGACGGCGAACGGGCCCGCCCTGCAGGCCGGCTTCAGCTACGAGGAGGAGGGCGTGCTGCTGGGCATGCGCGTGCGCCCCCTGCGCCGGGTCGGCGTCTATGCGCCGGGCGGCAAGGCCCGCTACCCCTCCAGCGTGCTCATGTCGGCCCTCCCCGCGCGCATCGCCGGCGTGCAGGAGATCGTCCTCGCGAGCCCGTCGGCCGACGACGCCACGCTCGCCGCGGCGCACCTCTCCGGCGTGACGACCCTGCTCGACTCGGGCGGCGCGCAGGCGATCGCGGCCTTGGCCTACGGGCTCCCGGAGCTCGCGCCGGTCGACAAGATCGTGGGGCCCGGCAACGCGTACGTCGCCTGCGCGAAGAAGCTGGTCTTCGGGGACGTGTCGATCGACGGCATCACCGGGCCGAGCGAGATCCTCGCGCTCGCCGACGAATCCGCGGATCCCCGGCTCGTCGCCGCCGATCTCCTCTCGCAGGCCGAGCACGACGAGGCGTCCTACGCCCTGCTCGCGACGACCTCGGCGAAGCTGGCGGAGGCGGTCGCGCGCGAGCTCGACGCGGCGCTCCCCGAGCTCACGCGGCGCGCGATCGTGGAGGCGTCGCTCTCGACGCACGCGGCGGCGCTGGTCGTCGGCTCGCGCGCTCGCCTCGCCGAGATCGCCGATCAGCTCGCGGTCGAGCACGTGGCCTTCCACGTCGCCGACGCCGAGGGGTTGTTCTCGGAGATCGGCACGCTCGGCGCCGCGCTGCTCGGCGACCTCACCCCGGTCGCCGCGGGCGACTACCTCGCGGGGCCGTCCCACGTCCTCCCGACCGGCGGCTCGGCCCGCTTCGGCGCGCCGCTCGGGGTCTACGACTTCGTGACGCGCGCGAGCCTCATCCGGTACTCGGGCGCGGCGCTCCGGACGCAAGGCCCGATCATCGAGAAGCTGGCCCTGGCCGAGGGCCTGCAGGCGCACGCCCGCGCCGTGTCGCTCCGCCTCGCGAGCAAGGCGATCGACCCCGCGAAGCGCGGCACGTCGCAGTCCTGA